Genomic segment of Synechococcus sp. A18-25c:
GCTCACAACTCCGTGCCCGTCAATCTCTACAAGCCGAAATCTCCCTTCATCGGCACCGTCACCGAGAACTACAGCCTTTTGGACGAAGGGGCCATCGGCCGAGTTCAGCACATCACCTTCGACCTCAGCGGTGGCGATCCCCACCTCGAGTACGTCGAAGGGCAATCCATCGGCATCATTCCCGAGGGCACGGATGCCAAAGGCAAACCCCACAAACTTCGCCTTTATTCCATCGCCAGCACTCGCCATGGCGACAACATGGAGGACAACACCGTCTCGCTCTGCGTTCGTCAACTCGAGTATCAGAACGAAGCTGGCGAACAGATCAAGGGCGTTTGCTCCACTTATCTCTGCGACATCAAGCCTGGGTCCAAGGTCAAGATCACAGGTCCTGTCGGCAAAGAAATGCTGCTTCCTGACGACGAGGAAGCCAATGTGATCATGTTGGCCACAGGCACGGGCATCGCTCCGATGCGCACCTACCTGCGTCGCATGTTCGACCCTTCAGAGCGCGAAAAGAACGGTTGGACCTTCCGAGGCAAAGCCTGGCTGTTCATGGGCGCACCCAAGACGCCAAATCTTCTTTACGACGCCGACTTCGAGCACTATCAGACTGAGTTTCCCGACAACTTCCGCTACACCAAGGCGATCAGCCGCGAGCAGCAGAATGCCAAGGGTGGTCGTATGTACATCCAGGACCGTGTGTTGGAGCATGCCGAAGAGATCTTCTCGATGATCGAGGATCCCAAGACCCATGTCTACATGTGCGGTCTGCGCGGTATGGAGCCCGGCATTGATGAAGCCATGACCGCTGCCGCTGCGGCCAAGGGACTCGACTGGTCCGAACTTCGCCCGCAGCTGAAAAAAGCCGACCGCTGGCATGTCGAAACGTATTGATGACACGCCAAAGCCTGGTCCATTCTTGATTGGATGCTCCGAACCCGCCCAATGGCGGGTTTTTTAATGCGTGTCGAAGTTGTGACGAGACGGCCACAAAACATGGCGTGATGTGCTGCGGCACTGTCATCTCGAAGATTCCTGGTTAAACCTGCGACAGAGATTGCAGTGCCATGAGCGCAACGATCACGAACCCGTTGAGGGTGGGGCTGCGTCAAGAGCGCGTGATCGCCCCACAGTGTCTGGTGATCTTCGGAGCCAGCGGTGACCTCACCCACCGCAAACTGGTACCGGCGCTCTTTGAGCTCTTCAAGCAACGACGACTGCCCAGTGAATTCGCACTGCTCGGTTGCGCTCGCAGGCCATGGAGCGACAACGAATTCCGCCAAAAGATGGCAGCCGCGATGGAGAGCACCATCGCGGAAAATCCTGAAGCCTGGGAACAATTTTCAGCGGGCATGTTCTACGAGCCCGTGGATCTCCAGCAACCCGAAGATCTGGTGAAGCTGGGACATCGGCTGCATGAAATCGACCGGTTGAGGGCTACTCGCAACAACCGCACCTTCTATCTGTCGGTGTCTCCGAAGTTTTATGCCGGCGGCTGCCGAGCCCTCGCCGATGCAGGCCTGCTGAAAGACCCGGAGCGCAGCCGGGTGGTGATCGAAAAACCCTTTGGTCGGGATTACAGCAGTGCCCAAGCCCTCAATCGCGTGGTGCAGAGCTGCGGACAGGAAAACCAGATCTTCCGGATCGATCACTATCTCGGAAAGGAAACCGTTCAGAACATCATGGTTCTGCGGTTCGCTAACACCATTTTTGAGCCGATCTGGAATCGCAACTACATCTCAAGCGTCCAAATCACAGCGGCAGAAACGGTTGGCGTGGAGGAACGCGCTGGCTACTACGAAACCTCTGGTGCACTCAGGGACATGGTGCAGAACCACCTGACCCAGATGCTGGCCATCACGGCCATGGAAACCCCCGGGCGCTTTGATCCTGAAGCGATCCGAAGTGAAAAAGCCAAGGTTCTGCAAGCCGCACGCCTGGCCGATGAGAACGAGCCTTGGAACTGTTGCATCCGCGGCCAGTACGGACCAGGGGGCACGCATGAATCTCCCTTGCTTGGTTATCGCCAGGAGCACGGGGTCGACCCGAACAGCACCACGGAAACCTATGTGGCGATGAAGCTGTTCATCGACAACTGGCGTTGGCAGGGGGTGCCCTTTTACGTCAGAACGGGGAAACGCCTGCCAAAACGACTGAGCGAAGTGGTGCTGACCTTCCGCGAAGCGCCGGTGCATTTGTTCGATGCAGCCGGAGGCGGGCCCACCGCCAATCAACTCATCCTGCGCATTCAGCCCGATGAAGGCGCAGAGTTCAAATTCGAAGTGAAGTCACCCGGTTCCGGCATGCGCAGCCGCCCGGTGGAAATGGAGTTTTCCTACGACGAGTCGTTTGGAGAACCCTCCGACGAGGGGTATGTGCGGCTCCTGGCAGACGCCATGCTGAGCGATCCAACTCTGTTCACCCGCAGTGATGAGGTCGAAGCCGCCTGGCGCCTTTACACCCCTCTGCTGGAACTGATCGAAGACAGCCCATGGCAGCTGCCGATCCATCCCTATGAATCCCGCACCTGGGGCCCCGCGGCCTCCGATGCCCTGCTCGCACGCGACGGATTGCTGTGGCGCCGACCCTGACCTGATCCGCCCTCTCCGACCTGCTCCACCCAACGGTTCGCCATGTCTCCCCAGCTCACCCTTCAGACCCCTCTAGAGCTTCCGCCTTCGGAAGTTCCCAACTACTTGGAACAGCTCTGGTCACGCGATCAGCCCAACAACACCGGGGCGCACACCTTCTGCCTTTTGATTTGGCAACCGGCCTGGGTGGAACAGCAACTGGTTCGGACGGGGCGGCTGGATGGGCCCATCACCGGTGTGCAACGAACGCAGCTGATCGAAGCAGGACGCAAGGCGGTGGTCGACGGCGATCTGCCCATCAGCACCCCACCACTGACCGAGGCCGTGGCCCGTTGCCTGAGTCAGATGGATGGCGATCACACCAGTGAAGATCTCCGTGGTCAGCATGTGGATGCGGTCCTCAGCCATTTGCGTCCACGCCGGCTGATCACCCTTGCGCCCAGTCTGAAAGCAGAGCAGCCGATGGAAACCCTCGTGGCCGCCTATTGCCCACTTCCAGAGGAAGGTGGCGGAACAGCGGTTTGCGGAGATGTGGTGGTGCTACGCGGTGGAAAGCCATCTCTGGTGCAAGGGCTGTCAATCCTTGATCCGCTCTTGCCCGAGGAACTGCCCGCTTGGGTTTGGTGGAACGGAGCCCTCGATGAGGCCCCTGATTTGCTGCAGCAACTGGCCAGCGCACCACGGCGACTGATCCTCGATTCAGCACTGGGAGACCCCAGGCTCTGCCTCGGTCTTCTCGCCGACAGAATCGCAGCCAATCAGGCCGTCAATGATCTCAATTGGCTGCGTTTGGGCAGCTGGCATCAGACGCTGGCGATGGTGTTTGATCCGCCGCACCGGCGGGATGCCTTGGGCCACGTGGTGCAGCTCGACATTGACGTCGAGGGCGATCATCCGGTGCAAGGCCTGCTGCTCGGCTCTTGGATCGCGGATCGCCTGGGTTGGACGCTGGACACCCATCAGCACCATTCGGACCAGAGCATCACCGCCACGTTCAAGCGGCCTGATGGCACCGCAGTGAAGATGCGTGTGGCACCAGTTCCCATGGGTCAGCCCAGTATTCATCCCGGACAAATTGTGGGACTCCGACTGATCTGTAAGCCCGATGACCAACCGGCGATGTGCGTCATTCTCTGCACAGAATCCGGAGGCTGCATGCGCCTCGAAGCCGGTGGCATGGCAAGTCTGGAGCTGATTGAAGAGGTTGTGCCGGTGCAGCAGCTGCCCGTGGAAGCCGATGTGTCCCGCCTGCTAGAAGGCGGCCATGACTCCACCAATCCGCTCTTGGCAGCAGCGGCTCCATTGGCTGCCAAGCTGATCAGCTGAACCCCCGCTGAGCGGGACCTGACGTCGTTGTTCCGCTCAGACCATGGCCTGCGTGATCGCTGCTCCGGCGAGCGGAAGTGGCAAAACCCTGCTCAGCCTCTGTCTCATCGCCTGGGCGAGGCACCATCAACGCAGCATTCAACCCTTCAAGGTTGGGCCTGATTATCTCGACCCTCAGCTGCTCACGCTTGCAGCAGGGCAACCCTGCCGCAACCTCGACCTACCGCTCTGTGGCAAGGCCTGGGTCAATCAGAGCTTTAACGGCTACGGAGGTCGCAGCCATCTGGCCCTGATTGAGGGCGTCATGGGTCTCTATGACGGCATTGGCTCCAGTTCAGAAGGGAGCAGCGCCGATGTGGCCATCCAGCTCAGACTGCCCGTTGTGCTGCTGGTGGATGCCGGAGGGCAGGCCCGATCACTCGCCGCTCTTGTGGCTGGCTTCCGTGCGCTCGACCCACGACTGCAGCTGGCGGGTGTGGTGCTGAACCGGGTCAACAGCCTGCGTCATCGAGAACTGCTGGAGGAGGTGCTCGAGCAGATCGGCGTGCGCTGCCTGGGATGCCTGCCGAACGATCCCAGCCTTGACTTACCCAGTCGCCACCTTGGACTGGCACCAGCGCATGAATTACGACAGCTCGAACCACGGCTCAAGCGCTGGGCCGAGCTCGCCGAAGAGCATCTAGCGATGGACGTGTTTCAGGAGCTGCTCAAGGCTCCCTCTCCCGGTCCCGATCCCATTCAGACCGCGCTTAGCTCTGCCCTCACGGCTGGAGAGCCAATGCCTGCCTTGCCCGTGGCGGTGGCGCAGGACGAAGCCTTCCACTTCCGTTATCCAGAGATGCAGGAGTGTCTGGAAGCCCTCAACATGCCTGTGCTGCCCTGGAGCCCACTGGCAGATGGTCCACCGCCTGAGGAGGCGAGGGGGCTGGTGCTGCCGGGGGGCTTTCCGGAACTGCATGCCGCCCGACTCAGCACCTGCAAACAAAGTTTTGCAGCCCTGCAGAGCTGGATTCAGACAAAGCCGATCTATGCCGAATGCGGCGGCATGTTGCTGCTCGGCCAGAGCCTGGCTGATCCTGAGGGCCGACAGCACCGAATGGCGGGGCTGCTCCCTTTTGAAGCCAAGCGAGGCCGCCTACAGGTGGGCTATCGCACGCTCAAGGTCAGAAGCGACACGCTGCTGATGCGCCAAGGAGAACAACTCAGGGGCCATGAATTTCATCGCTGGAACTTAAGCCAAGAGGCCGGTACCACGATGGGCAAAACCGGACCGCTGTGGCAGGTTGAAGGTTGGAAGATCAAGCGAAGAGCTGAGGGATGGAACAGACCCAACCTCCACGCAAGCTGGGTCCACCTCCACTGGGCCGGATCCTCGACGATCTCATGCCGTTGGCGCGCCGCGCTCGCGTCCGCAGCGAAGCGGAACGACGCCGTTGGGTAAGCCGAAGCGATCGTCAACGAACCAACCGATTGCTGGAACGCTGGCGCTTCTTGGTGGAGGGACACGTCCAAGGGGTGGGCTTCAGACAGGCCTGCAGGCGACGCGCCATGGAGCTTGGGCTCAGCGGCTGGGTGCGCAATCTCGCGGATGGACGGGTGGAAGTTCAGGCGGAGGGCGAGTCGCTACCCCTCAACGAAATGCGGCTGTGGTGTGAGCAGGGCTCCAGTGACGCCCGTGTTCGCCTGGTGAGGCCATCCCAGATCCCGATCACCGGCGACGACTGGTTCGAGATCCGAAGCTGAGCCAACGGCAAGCCAACCCTTGGTGTGCTGAGTGGCGGAAGGAGGAAACATGCGATCCTGCGCTGACATGCACTCGTCGACGGCCGGTTCTGATGAGCGACACCACCCTCTGGGCTGAATTGCTGGCCTACGGCACAGGCATTGGCCTATCCCCAATCCACATCGCCGTGCTGCTGCTGCTGCTGCTGGGCCCCCAACCGATCAAGAGAGGAGGCTGGTTCGTCGCTGGCTGGGTGGTAACCACCCTGTTGGCCGCGACACTGCTGGTGACAGTGGGACACACCCTTGTGCTGGACATGAGCCATGGCTCCCATCACCGCACCGGGCTGGATCTGCTGGCAGGTGGCGCCTTGATCGCCGTTGGCGGTCGTGAATTGATCAAATCAGCCACGGAAGGCGGTGAGCCACCGAGCTGGACGAAGGGCATTGACCGGTTTGTAGCTATGCCACTGCCACTGCTGCTGCTGCTGGGATCCGTCGGTGAGCTGGTGAGCCCCGATGATCTCGTGCTGTTCGCCAAATCGGCCGGCGTGGTGCTGTCTGCCCAGCTACCCACCTGGCAAGAAGCGGTGGGTCTGATCGCTTTCACGGTGGGCGCGAGTCTGTTTCTGCTGGCTCCCCTGATCGCTGTGATTATTGGTCGCGACAAGGTCATCCCTCTTCTGGAAAAGGGTAAAACTGTGCTCTTCACCCGCGGTGAACTGGTGGTGGGCGGCCTCAGCCTTGGCCTGGGGATCTACCTGGGATGGCAAGGCGTGAGCGGGCTCACTCTGACCTGAGTGCTGATGTCCAGCGCTCAGCCATCACCGCGGAAGGAGAACGGCCAGCCAGCCAGACCCCCTCTCTGGCACGACTGACCGCGACGTAAACAAGTTGCCGCCTTAAGGCCTGATCTTGCGGCCAGAACACATCATCCGCCACAAAAACCTCACCGAAACTGCTGCCCTGGCTGCGATGCACCGTGAGTACAGCGGCTGGCCCCAGCGACGCGAAAGCATCCCTGACCAGGAAGTATCGGCGCCACAACGGCCGTCCACCGCGCTTGCCGGCTTCCCGTGCCTCCTGGGCCAGACGCTTCATCAGGGCATCCAACTGCTGCCTGGCCTGGCTACCGGATGGGGGCTGCAGGCGCAGATTGAGCTCCAATTCACCGCTGCGCACCCGGGCATTGAGAGTTTCGATGACGGGTGCCCCAAGGCCAGCCAGCGAGAGCTGGGTGTCACCAGCCACACCGAACTCCGCCAAGTCACAGCGTTCCGGTGCTACGTCTTCCACCACCACCTCACGGTTGGAACCCAGCACCAGATCCGGCTCCTCACCGGTTTCACCATTATCCCGTGAAGCCGGGGCCATCACTGCCGTGCGGGTGATCAACACTTCACCAGGCAGCACCGCCATCTGATCGGCCATGTCGCCATGAATTGCCCGGCGGGCATGGGGCACGAGCGCCTCCAGACGGCGATTGGTGAAGCAGAGAATCCTTGCAGCATCGGGGTTATCGCAAGCCGCGGCCTGACGGAGGCCTTCCTTGGCTCGCTCCAGCCAGTCGTTGCGGTTCAACACCCCCACCTGGCCGAGCTCGGTGCGCACAGGCGGAATGATTGGCGGCACTTCACAGGGCAGCCGTCCATCGCGCAGGCAACTGGCCAGCTGCAATACAGGGCCCTGATGCCGCACGACCTGGCGCAAGCAGGCGGTGACAGCCCGATTCATGGCAAACACGGGGCTATCGCTCTCACCCACAGGCGGTAACTGGGCCGGATCACCAACAAACACCAAACGCGTCTTAAAGGGATGGGCGCATTGCAAGGCGATCGACAACAACGAGCTGTCGACCATCGAAGCCTCATCGATCAGCACCAATCCCAGATGTTCCAAGGCACCGGCGGTCTGCTCGGTGGCTTCACAGAGCTCCCGGTCCCCCTGGCGTTTGAGCTTCAGTCGTAACAAGCGATGAATGGTGGAGGGATACCAGGTCGGATGCAGGCCCTCGAGTGTGAGTGCCTGGCGCAGCACGCCGACGGCCTTGTGGGTAGGAGCCACCACGGTCCAGCACAGACCACTGGCCTCCACCTCACGCAACAGGCGCATGGACAGAAAGGTCTTGCCGCTACCGGCGAAACCGCTCAAAACAAACGGCAGGCCAGGATCCTTCTGCTGCAGCCAGTCAGAGAAGGCAGCAGCAGCATGGGTCTGATCCTGCGTAAGGCTCAGTTCGGCGTGGGGAGGCGATGTCACCCCAGGGCGTCGGTGATGGTGTGCGCCAACTGAAGCGGAGAACCCACAAAAGTCAGTCCGATCAAGGCGATCGCCGGCCCCATCAAGCTTCCTACCAACACTTCGGTGCGGGAATGTCCCAGCCGTTCCTTGAGTGGTTGTTCAGGAACTGTGTCCCACACGGCATCAGGCAGCGCATTCACCCGTTCCGCCGTGAAACCGGCGGAACGGCGAACACCACTGGCGTCGTACATCACCACGAATGCCACGGTGGCGGCCAAGGCAAACACGGCCGAGTTGAACCCCTCCTGCCAGCCCGCAGCCGCCGCAGTCCCGGTCACCAGAGCCGAGTGACTGGAGGGCATTCCTCCTGTTTCGATCAACACCGCGGGCCGCCACCGCCGGTGGAGCACCAGTTCAATCACCAGTTTGGAGAGCTGAGCCAGCCCACAAGCCGCAAGGCCCCAAGCCAAGACGGCGTTATCGAGAAACTGAAGCGGCATGGACACAGTCATGACCGCCATGATCAACGGTCGCGGCTAGCAACGTAATCAGCCAGGGCCAGAAGCGGTTGTGCCTTGTCTTTCCAGGGGTCGAGTACCGACTTGGCCTCCGCCACCAGCTCAAGAGCACGGGATCGGGATGACTCCAGGCCGAGAAGCTTCGGATACGTGGTCTTGTCTGCGACAAGATCCTTACCAGCGGTTTTACCCAGCACCTCGCTGCTGGCCGTGACATCCAGAATGTCATCAATGATCTGGAATGCCAGGCCGATGCCATTGGCATAGGTACGCATGGCCGACACCTGCTGGGCATCGGCACCACCAATCAAGGCACCAGTGACCACACAGGCCCGCAGCAGGGCTGCGGTTTTGTGCAGATGGATGTATTCCAGCGTTTCCAGGTCGACTTGTTTGGCTTCACTTTCCAGATCCACCACCTGGCCGCCCACCAGCCCTGGAGCACCAGACACCAGCGCCAGCTCGCCCACCACCTGGACCAGCCGATCGGGAGACACCCCTTCACTGCGGACCGCCACCATTTCGAAGGCACGGCTGAGCAGAGCATCACCGGCCAGAATGGCCATGGCATCGCCATAGACCTTGTGATTGGTCGGACGGCCTCGCCGCAAATCATCATTGTCCATCGCCGGAAGATCGTCGTGGATCAGCGACATGGTGTGGATCATTTCCAGAGCCACGGCTGTGGGCATGGCCAGCGCAGCATCGCCCCCCACCAACTCACAGGCGGCGAGACACAGGATCGGACGCAAGCGCTTGCCCCCAGCCAGCAATGAGTAGCGCATGGATTCCCGCAGGGATTCCGGCCGCTCGGGCCCCAATGAGGCATCCAGAGCCGCTTCCACCCGTTCGCGGGCGCTGCTCAAGTAAACGTTGAAGTCAAAGCTGGGCTTGGGGTCACCCGACGGCGGAACACCCTCAGGACTTGTCGCCGTTGCGGTCATGGGGAACGCAATGCTGGCGGAATTCTGTCAGGCCACTGGCCAACTCAGGACCATCACTCGATCAGATCGGCAAGATCGTGATCGATCTGGTGTCGCCGGCACCAGGCCACCACCGTGTTCACCAGAAGCATGGTGACTGTCATGGGTCCCACCCCCCCAGGCACTGGCGAGAGTGCTGCTGCAATCGGCTCCAGTTCGGCCGCTTTCACATCACCGCAGAGCCCACCCTCGGGTCTGCGATGGATACCGACATCCACCACGACGGTGCCAGGACTGACGTGGTCAGCCCCCAGCATTTCGGGACGACCGGCGGCCACGACCAGGATCTCGGCCTGACGGGTCACAGCGGCCAGATCGCGGGTGCGTGAATGCGCCACCGTGACCGTTGCATTGGCAGCCTGCAGCATCAGCGCCATGGGCTGGCCAACCAGGATGCTGCGTCCGACCACCACAGCCCGCTTTCCAGATGGATCAATGCCCTGACTGCGCAGCATCGCCATCACTCCGGCCGGGGTGCAACTGCGTGGCCCAGGTTCACCCTTGAGCAGCCGACCCAGATTCAGGGTGTGCAGTCCATCGGCATCCTTCTCCGGATCAATGGCAGCAAGCAATGGCGCTTCATCCAACCCCTTAGGAAGGGGAAGTTGCAACAGGATCCCGTCCACGCGCCCATCGGCATTGAGAGCACGGATGGCCTGCAACACCTGGTCTGCTGATGCATCAGATGGCAGGTGGGATCCGAAGCTGTCCACACCGATCCGGGCACAAGCCTTCTCCTTGTTGGAGACATAGACCGCGCTAGCCGGGTCGTCCCCCACCCGCAAAACAGCTAATCCAGGTGGACGTCCCGCTGAAGAGCATGCGGATTGGATTTGCGTCTGCAAGCGCTGTTCGAGTTCTTTGGCCAGCGCCTTGCCATCCAATCTGAGGGCCATTGCCTTGTCATGCCATTGAATCCAGCATGCCGCTCCGGCAGAGCTAGCGTTTGGTCTGGATGCCGTCCATTGAGTTGCGCTCGCACCGCCTAACACGGCTCTGGAGATCCTGGCTAAGGAGCGAATCGCCACGTCGCCCTGTGCTGCGCTGGAACCGCTTGCAGACAGGTGCACTGCTGATCCTGTGTGGACTGGTGGCGCTGGTTTCAAGCTGGCCATGGCTGGTGGAGCCAGATCTGCGACCGGGACTGACCGCTCCTTTCGATGCCGTAGCGCCTAAGGAAGCGCGGGTCGTGGATAGCGAAGCGCTGGAGCAACGCCGATCCAGCCTTGGGTCCAGCACCTTTGTTCAAGTGCTCAATCCCGCTGACAACCAGCAGATCCGCATGCGACTGGAGCGGTATCTGAGCGAACTGGAACGGGTGGCCAATAGCGAAGAGGCCGAGCGTATCGGCCCCGTCAATCTCTCGGCCGATGAACAGCAATGGCTCCAACAACGCAACCCTGAACAAGGTCGCCAATGGGACATGGCCCTGCGCCGGGCCTTGGCACGCATGCTTAGCCAGGGACTGGTCAACAATCTCGCCCTGGAGCAGCTGCAGCAAGCGACGGCAGTTCAACTCCAGGGGCTCGAGGACACCAAGAGCCCAGGAGCGCTCAGCCTGGGCAGCAAGGTGCTGACGACAACGCTTCAAGGCGCGAGCAATCTGCAAACCGACCCCCTGCGCAGCCAACGGCTGATTGAGGAATTGATCACGCAGCAGGGAATCCCCACGATTGAAGTGAGCAAGGGCGATGTGATCACACGGAAGGGGGAGCCGATCAGCTCTCAGGCCTACGACGTGCTGGATTTTTTCGGCATGGTCAATCGACGCCCCAAGCTGGGGCTGTGGATCAGTCATTTCACCGAAGCGCTTGCCGGCTGCGGTGTGCTGCTGCTGGTGATGCGCAGGGAACGTCCTTGCCTGGAGGCTCCCCACGGCTTGTTGGCGCTTGGGCTGCTACTGCTGAGCCAAGCCTGCAAGCTGTGGTTCGGAGCCTCGGTCAGCCCGCTGGCGGTGATCGTGCCGCCCACCTTGCTGTTGGCGCAAGGGTTAGGCACCACCAGTGCCTTGGCCTGGATGGCCATGGCCAGCTTGCTCTGGCCGACGCCTGTGACAGGACTGGGTGAGGGAAGACTGCTGATTGCTGCCGCGACAGCCACCGTTGCGGCCATTCAGGCGGGCCGCCTGCGCAGCCGTGCTCAACTCCTCCAATTGGCGGTGCTCTTGCCGATTGGGGCTTGGCTGGCCGAGCTGTTACTGCCTTCTCAAGGGGGCTTATCCCTCACTGGTTCGTGGATGCCGCTGCTCCCGAATGCAGGCGATCGAGCACCAGAAGCGTTGCTGCTCGGGCTGATGATGATGATGGCCATTTTGGTCATTCCTCTGCTCGAGAGCTCCTTCGGCCTCCTGACCCGGGCCCGGCTGATGGAGCTGGCCGACCAGGAGCGACCGTTGCTCCGACGGCTCTCTTCGGAAGCACCTGGCACCTTCGAGCACACCTTGATGATCTGCGGACTGGCCGAGGAGGGAGCCCGTGCCATTGGTGCCGATGTTGATCTGATCCGCACGGGCTCGCTCTATCACGATGTGGGCAAGCTGCATGCACCCGACTGGTTCATCGAGAATCAGACCAGCGGGGAGAACCCCCATACCCGACTGAACGACCCTCTGGCCAGCGCCGGCGTACTGCAGGCCCATGTGGACGAGGGCCTCAAACTGGCGCGCCGTCACCGCCTGCCTCGCCCGATCGCCGACTTCATTCCTGAGCATCAGGGGACACTGAGGATGGGCTATTTCCTTCACCAGGCCCGCGAGAAGGATCCCAGCGTTGCGGAAACACGATTCCGTTACCACGGACCAACGCCACGTTCCAAAGAGACGGGGATCATGATGCTGGCCGATGGCTGTGAGGCCGCTCTGCGTTCCCTGCCACCCGACACCAGCGAACAGGAAGCCAGGAACACGGTCAAGCGGATCGTCGAAGCTCGGATTAGCGATGGTCAGCTGGCGCAGAGCAGTCTCAGCCGGGCTGAACTGGAGCTGGTCATGCACTCCTTCGTGCGTGTATGGCGACGGATGCGTCACCGCCGCATCCCCTATCCGATTCCTGCGAAACGACGGTTCTCCGCCTAAGCCCAGCTTGGGAATTGCGCCCTGACCCGCACACGACCACGGCCTTCAAAATTTGGGAAACTTAAGGCCAGCGCGTGCAACCGCATCGGCCCAAGGCCGCTGCTCTCGGAGCCTCCATAGATGGGATCACCAACAATTGGTGTTCCCATCGCTGCAAGATGGGCCCGCAACTGATGGGAACGGCCGGTCAGCGGGCGCAACCAAAGGCGGGTTAATCCAGGCATACGGGCATGTTGTCGCCAGAGTGTGCGACAGGGTTTGCCATCGGGGTGCGGGCCATAGCGCGGTGGATGCCTCTCCAGCCGAGCCAAGGGTTGATCCTGGCAACCCTGGTGCTTGCCAACCGTGCCCACCACATCAGCGAGATACAACTTCTGCACCAGGCGGGCCGCAAAGAGCGCACTCAGATCACGCAAGCTGTCTTGGTCGCGGGCCACCACCACCAGCCCTGAGGTGTCGCGATCCAGACGGTGCACCAAACGCAACCCCTTGCACTCGCGCTGGAGCCGCGTGATCAGCGAATCCTGCTGATGGGCCCCGAGTCCTGGCTGACTGAGCAGACCTGCAGGTTTCTGCACCACGAGAAAGCGTGGATGAGCAAGCACCAGCGGGATGCCAGACAGCTCACCCATCAGAGCCGGCCGCCCCGCCGGTGTTCGGAACGGCACCAATAGATCAGGGCCAGCAAGTGGAGCACGGCCAGTAGGACCGACCAAAGACCGATGGCAGGTTGAGCTC
This window contains:
- the crtE gene encoding geranylgeranyl diphosphate synthase CrtE — its product is MTATATSPEGVPPSGDPKPSFDFNVYLSSARERVEAALDASLGPERPESLRESMRYSLLAGGKRLRPILCLAACELVGGDAALAMPTAVALEMIHTMSLIHDDLPAMDNDDLRRGRPTNHKVYGDAMAILAGDALLSRAFEMVAVRSEGVSPDRLVQVVGELALVSGAPGLVGGQVVDLESEAKQVDLETLEYIHLHKTAALLRACVVTGALIGGADAQQVSAMRTYANGIGLAFQIIDDILDVTASSEVLGKTAGKDLVADKTTYPKLLGLESSRSRALELVAEAKSVLDPWKDKAQPLLALADYVASRDR
- a CDS encoding HDIG domain-containing metalloprotein; the protein is MPSIELRSHRLTRLWRSWLRSESPRRPVLRWNRLQTGALLILCGLVALVSSWPWLVEPDLRPGLTAPFDAVAPKEARVVDSEALEQRRSSLGSSTFVQVLNPADNQQIRMRLERYLSELERVANSEEAERIGPVNLSADEQQWLQQRNPEQGRQWDMALRRALARMLSQGLVNNLALEQLQQATAVQLQGLEDTKSPGALSLGSKVLTTTLQGASNLQTDPLRSQRLIEELITQQGIPTIEVSKGDVITRKGEPISSQAYDVLDFFGMVNRRPKLGLWISHFTEALAGCGVLLLVMRRERPCLEAPHGLLALGLLLLSQACKLWFGASVSPLAVIVPPTLLLAQGLGTTSALAWMAMASLLWPTPVTGLGEGRLLIAAATATVAAIQAGRLRSRAQLLQLAVLLPIGAWLAELLLPSQGGLSLTGSWMPLLPNAGDRAPEALLLGLMMMMAILVIPLLESSFGLLTRARLMELADQERPLLRRLSSEAPGTFEHTLMICGLAEEGARAIGADVDLIRTGSLYHDVGKLHAPDWFIENQTSGENPHTRLNDPLASAGVLQAHVDEGLKLARRHRLPRPIADFIPEHQGTLRMGYFLHQAREKDPSVAETRFRYHGPTPRSKETGIMMLADGCEAALRSLPPDTSEQEARNTVKRIVEARISDGQLAQSSLSRAELELVMHSFVRVWRRMRHRRIPYPIPAKRRFSA
- a CDS encoding divergent PAP2 family protein; this translates as MAVMTVSMPLQFLDNAVLAWGLAACGLAQLSKLVIELVLHRRWRPAVLIETGGMPSSHSALVTGTAAAAGWQEGFNSAVFALAATVAFVVMYDASGVRRSAGFTAERVNALPDAVWDTVPEQPLKERLGHSRTEVLVGSLMGPAIALIGLTFVGSPLQLAHTITDALG
- a CDS encoding RluA family pseudouridine synthase, with protein sequence MPFRTPAGRPALMGELSGIPLVLAHPRFLVVQKPAGLLSQPGLGAHQQDSLITRLQRECKGLRLVHRLDRDTSGLVVVARDQDSLRDLSALFAARLVQKLYLADVVGTVGKHQGCQDQPLARLERHPPRYGPHPDGKPCRTLWRQHARMPGLTRLWLRPLTGRSHQLRAHLAAMGTPIVGDPIYGGSESSGLGPMRLHALALSFPNFEGRGRVRVRAQFPSWA
- a CDS encoding AAA family ATPase → MTSPPHAELSLTQDQTHAAAAFSDWLQQKDPGLPFVLSGFAGSGKTFLSMRLLREVEASGLCWTVVAPTHKAVGVLRQALTLEGLHPTWYPSTIHRLLRLKLKRQGDRELCEATEQTAGALEHLGLVLIDEASMVDSSLLSIALQCAHPFKTRLVFVGDPAQLPPVGESDSPVFAMNRAVTACLRQVVRHQGPVLQLASCLRDGRLPCEVPPIIPPVRTELGQVGVLNRNDWLERAKEGLRQAAACDNPDAARILCFTNRRLEALVPHARRAIHGDMADQMAVLPGEVLITRTAVMAPASRDNGETGEEPDLVLGSNREVVVEDVAPERCDLAEFGVAGDTQLSLAGLGAPVIETLNARVRSGELELNLRLQPPSGSQARQQLDALMKRLAQEAREAGKRGGRPLWRRYFLVRDAFASLGPAAVLTVHRSQGSSFGEVFVADDVFWPQDQALRRQLVYVAVSRAREGVWLAGRSPSAVMAERWTSALRSE
- the folD gene encoding bifunctional methylenetetrahydrofolate dehydrogenase/methenyltetrahydrofolate cyclohydrolase FolD; this encodes MALRLDGKALAKELEQRLQTQIQSACSSAGRPPGLAVLRVGDDPASAVYVSNKEKACARIGVDSFGSHLPSDASADQVLQAIRALNADGRVDGILLQLPLPKGLDEAPLLAAIDPEKDADGLHTLNLGRLLKGEPGPRSCTPAGVMAMLRSQGIDPSGKRAVVVGRSILVGQPMALMLQAANATVTVAHSRTRDLAAVTRQAEILVVAAGRPEMLGADHVSPGTVVVDVGIHRRPEGGLCGDVKAAELEPIAAALSPVPGGVGPMTVTMLLVNTVVAWCRRHQIDHDLADLIE